In Longimicrobiaceae bacterium, the following proteins share a genomic window:
- the glf gene encoding UDP-galactopyranose mutase has product MFDYLIVGAGFAGSVLAERLASGAGKKVLVVDRRNHVGGNAYDHHDDHGILVHRYGPHIFHTNSRDVFEYLSRFTEWRPYQHRVLASVDGQLVPIPINLNTINQLYGLTLSSFELEKFFESVAEPREQLRTSEDVVVSKVGRELYEKFFRNYTRKQWGMDPSELDASVTARVPTRTNRDDRYFTDTYQAMPLHGFTRMFEAMLSHPNIKVMLNTDYREVEDVIPFREMVYTGPIDEFFDFRYGKLPYRSLEFRHETLNTPVFQAAPVVNYPNEQLYTRVTEFKYLTGQEHPKTSVVYEFPCDDGDPYYPVPRPENAELYRRYRALADATPDVHFVGRLATYKYYNMDQVVAQALTTFARITGTKRPRQPDIGRTEPAAAPAGLAGGDGAPSRNVGREPMAAAPRAGEE; this is encoded by the coding sequence ATGTTCGACTACCTGATCGTCGGTGCCGGGTTCGCGGGAAGCGTGCTCGCCGAGCGGCTGGCCTCCGGGGCCGGCAAGAAGGTCCTGGTGGTGGACCGCCGCAACCACGTGGGCGGAAACGCCTACGACCACCACGACGACCACGGGATCCTGGTCCACCGGTACGGGCCGCACATCTTCCACACCAACTCGCGCGACGTGTTCGAGTACCTGTCGCGCTTCACCGAGTGGCGGCCGTACCAGCACCGGGTGCTCGCCAGCGTGGACGGGCAGCTCGTCCCCATCCCCATCAACCTGAACACCATCAACCAGCTCTACGGGCTGACGCTGAGCTCGTTCGAGCTGGAGAAGTTCTTCGAGTCCGTGGCGGAGCCGCGGGAGCAGCTCCGCACCTCCGAGGACGTGGTGGTGAGCAAGGTGGGGCGGGAGCTGTACGAGAAGTTCTTCCGCAACTACACCCGCAAGCAGTGGGGGATGGACCCGTCGGAGCTGGACGCCTCCGTGACGGCGCGCGTCCCCACGCGCACCAACCGCGACGACCGGTACTTCACGGACACGTACCAGGCGATGCCCCTGCACGGGTTCACCCGGATGTTCGAGGCGATGCTGTCGCACCCGAACATCAAGGTCATGCTCAACACGGACTACCGGGAGGTCGAGGACGTCATCCCGTTCCGGGAGATGGTCTACACGGGGCCCATCGACGAGTTCTTCGACTTCCGCTACGGAAAGCTCCCGTACCGCTCGCTGGAGTTCCGGCACGAGACGCTGAACACGCCGGTGTTCCAGGCCGCCCCCGTGGTCAACTACCCCAACGAGCAGCTCTACACCCGCGTCACCGAGTTCAAGTACCTGACCGGACAGGAGCATCCCAAGACCAGCGTGGTCTACGAGTTCCCGTGCGACGACGGCGACCCGTACTACCCGGTGCCGCGCCCCGAGAACGCGGAGCTCTACCGGCGGTACAGGGCGCTCGCCGACGCCACCCCGGACGTTCATTTCGTGGGGCGGCTCGCCACCTACAAGTACTACAACATGGACCAGGTGGTGGCCCAGGCGCTCACCACCTTCGCGCGGATCACGGGCACCAAGCGCCCCAGGCAGCCCGACATCGGGCGGACGGAGCCCGCAGCGGCGCCGGCCGGACTCGCCGGGGGAGATGGAGCCCCGTCCCGGAACGTGGGGCGGGAGCCCATGGCCGCCGCTCCCCGAGCGGGAGAGGAGTAA
- a CDS encoding glycosyltransferase family 1 protein, with translation MTPDPQQQPAPRAPDLVCLSHLRWDFVYQRPQHLLSRFARERRVFFVEEPLYDTDTPYLAVDSRADGLHVVVPHLVRGRWSEAEGTQRELLDTLLREHRVSEYLLWYYTPMALPFTDHLEPLATVYDCMDELSAFRGAPPAMLEHEAELLRRADLVFTGGQSLYEAKRDRHPGVHLFPSSIDAAHFARARNGAPDLPAQAALPHPRLGFFGVIDERMDLELLAGVADARPDWQLVMVGPVVKIDAADLPRRPNLHFPGGADYAELPAWIAGWDVALIPFARNESTRFVSPTKTPEYLAAGKPVVSTPIRDVVRPYGDAGLVRIAGTVPEFVAAVEAALEESPEARREWLERVDAFLAGSSWDLTWRGMVERIDEVVAGRDASLHAAD, from the coding sequence ATGACGCCGGACCCGCAGCAGCAGCCCGCGCCCCGGGCGCCCGACCTGGTCTGCCTTTCGCACCTGCGCTGGGACTTCGTGTACCAGCGGCCGCAGCACCTCCTCAGCCGCTTCGCGCGCGAGCGGCGGGTATTCTTCGTGGAGGAGCCGCTTTACGACACGGACACGCCGTACCTGGCGGTGGATTCCCGCGCGGACGGCCTTCACGTCGTGGTGCCGCACCTGGTCCGGGGAAGGTGGAGCGAGGCGGAGGGCACGCAGCGGGAGCTGCTGGACACCCTGCTGCGGGAGCACCGCGTCAGCGAGTACCTCCTCTGGTACTACACGCCCATGGCGCTCCCCTTCACGGACCACCTGGAGCCGCTGGCGACCGTCTACGACTGCATGGACGAGCTCTCCGCCTTCCGGGGCGCCCCGCCGGCCATGCTGGAGCACGAGGCGGAGCTGCTGCGCCGCGCGGACCTCGTGTTCACCGGGGGGCAGAGCCTGTACGAGGCGAAGCGCGACCGGCACCCCGGGGTGCACCTCTTCCCCAGCAGCATCGACGCGGCGCACTTCGCGCGCGCCCGGAACGGCGCCCCGGACCTGCCGGCGCAGGCCGCGCTGCCCCACCCGCGCCTGGGCTTCTTCGGGGTGATCGACGAGCGGATGGACCTGGAGCTGCTCGCGGGGGTCGCGGACGCCCGCCCCGACTGGCAGCTCGTGATGGTGGGGCCGGTGGTGAAGATCGACGCGGCGGACCTCCCCCGGCGCCCCAACCTTCACTTTCCCGGCGGCGCGGACTACGCGGAGCTCCCCGCCTGGATCGCGGGGTGGGACGTGGCGCTGATCCCCTTCGCGCGCAACGAGTCCACCCGCTTCGTCAGCCCCACCAAGACGCCGGAGTACCTGGCCGCCGGGAAGCCGGTGGTCTCCACCCCCATCCGCGACGTGGTGCGCCCCTACGGCGACGCGGGGCTGGTCCGGATCGCCGGGACGGTGCCGGAGTTCGTCGCGGCCGTGGAAGCCGCCCTGGAGGAGAGTCCGGAGGCGCGGCGGGAATGGCTGGAGCGGGTGGACGCCTTCCTGGCGGGGAGCTCCTGGGACCTCACCTGGCGGGGCATGGTGGAGCGGATCGACGAGGTGGTCGCCGGGCGGGACGCCTCGCTCCACGCGGCGGATTGA